The stretch of DNA TAGTTTGTCTTCATTTTTCAGAGCACGGGGACTTAGAAAACAGTAAACTCCACCATTTGTCTTGTCCCCACAAAAGAGGGACAAAGAGTAAAACAGACCCAACCCAGCTGACCAATGATGACAATGATTTCAAGCTACATTCAGATTCGCACACAGCAGAAGGAACAGATTAGCTTTAGTCCCCATCTTTGTATTTTAAGCTGTGATCCAGTTAATTACGTGACTCAAAAGTCTTTTCTTCAATCTGAAACCCTGACAGAATgtccttgtcttttttttggggTCACAGcctatttaataaaaaaaaacacttgcagGCATATTCTGGCTCTCTAAAACTGGCTGACAGCAAGGATGCTCTAACTGTCATCCACTCACATCAGCCTTTTACAGTATGTTAGTAGAGGAGAACGGAAAGAACAGAAAGCAGAGCGTTAAAGAATCTGGTGCAAATCACAGTTTCAGATCCGAGCAGTATGACTATAAAAAACAGTATGAAATCCAGTGAGGAAGAAAGAACtaacttgaaaaaaaatggTCTGTGCATGTGTCCTTAGAGAAGAAAATCATCCAGTGTAGCTACGAAGACAGTGCCAAAGGTTGAACAGTGTGTAACTAAGGTCATTCAGTGTTAAATGATGTTCCCTGACCTTTGTGCCTTGTATGTGTGGCACTGCATGCGGAGagggatagtgtgtgtgtgtgtgtgtgtgtattgaagCATCAGTACAAGGGATCCCTCCAGGTGGAGTATTGTGATAGTTCTGCAGGTTTCCATTGGTAATTCAGTTGTAAATCCCAGAGATTGACATCCTTTGGATGTACTTCGGGGGATGTAGTGGGGTATAAGTGAGATCCAGATGCAACAGGTTGAAGCCAAACTCCACAATAATAAAATTACGAGTCAAAACAGAGGAGGTCTCCCCTTCCAAACAAAACAATTCAGAAGATATTGCGTGGCCTTCTGCAGGGCAGCTTTGCCACATTCGTAGCTGCAAAGTAGGTAAGTAATAAAACCAGTGTTCATTCGTATGTTTGCACATTTAATAATCAGTGTGCGGTCAGAAGAAGACCATcttcaaaaagcaaaaaaacacaaaataatgggTTATTCCAGGCTGTGGATGTTGTTGAGTTCAAGACTATTAGAGGCTGTGAAATGAAGACTggggttttttttaaactttggctCTAAGATCAAAGAATTAGGAGGTAATTTGTTACAGATTAGACAAGATGACAATCTCAGAAAAAAAGAACTTTGATTAGATTAGGTCCGTATAAGCAAATTATGTTATGCCACGTGGAGTTccataataaaaatgtaaaagataAAAGGTGCtctgctttttttcttcttctttttgcagTGTGCAGTCATGAGCTGTTGAACTCTCAGCAGGTTAGGAGATTTTCCAGGAAGTTACAAGGCAAACGTGTCTATTGCGAGTCCATGGATTGTCAAAAGTCAACCTCCAAAGTTCCAGTGAGGGCTGTGAAGTGTTAACCCAGCTTTTTTTGGAGTCTCCTCGTGACTTTCTCAAGTGAACAAAACCACCTATTCTATTCTAGCCTGTCGTAAGCCAAAACACGTAAGGAATGAGAGCTTTTAAGATCTGAGAGGAATTTATAGGCTGTTAACTCTACGGCTCAACATTTTTCTTGGTCTGGGAAAACTTTTGGCTCTGCATAAACAGCACTGAAGTGATGCACGCTCCAAGTCCATGAGTTAGTAGGCGAGAATCGCCCGTTTTGACAGGCGCTACTTCTTGTGGGCGGTTCCTCTGGTTGTGCTGCCGGGTTTGTTTCCAGAACGACGGACGGGCACCTTGGATACGGGGATTCTGGTGCGAACCGGAGGAGGCGCCTGGGTCTTTGGTGGAGGGGATTCAGCCTCTAGTACGGACGAGAGGGCTGACTGGCTTACAGAGTGGGGGGGTGGGGTTTGTCTGCTGCTCACTGGGATCTTGGAGTCCCGAGGAAGGCTGGTGCTGCCTTTCATTGAttggaaagaggaagaggacgaggaggaaggaggaggactTGTTTGGGAGGTGGGGCTCAGTTTGTATTCAGTGGATGGAGAGGGGGTGCTGTTCAGATCTTcatctccctcctgctctccttcctcttcttcctcatcgGGGTCATTGTAGAGGTCGTACAGGTGGTCTCCGGAGCAACTGTCGCGTGATAGCGCCATCCTCTGGTTGCGCTGCAGCCCGCTCTCATCGGGTGTTGCTGTGGGCGTCTCTGAGGGCGTGTCCCAGTAACCCTCATCGCTAAGTGGCTCACCAGGTGATGTGGGATGACGGCCATGTGTGTGAGGGAGCGGGGGTTTAGCTGCTCGGCCTCCTGCTGCGCCAACTACCGGGATCTTACTGAGCCCCAACGCCTTCACCTGGGGAACCTTTGCACTCCTGAGGGCTGAGGACAGATGGCTGCTGGCAGGGTTGGAGGTGCCACGAGGGGGATACGTGGAAGTTGGGGTTGTAGAGGGAGCTTGGTGTGATCGGGGTAAAGCAGGGGAGTTGTCACCTGTGGATGGCAGCATGTGCCAAAGCCCCTGCATGTCTGCATCGTCCACTCCTTCTGGACTTGCCATTTCTTCCCCTCCGCCCATGTAGGCCACCACACCGCTACCGGCTGGGTCCCGCTGCGGtggaggcggcggcggcgccCGGGCTCGGGCTGGGAGGGAAGAAGGCACTGAGCTTGCGGAAACATGGGAGTACATGGGCTGTATCAGCTGCGAAGGTAGAGGGGGTTTGGTTGGGGAGCAGCGAGACATGGCACTGGGGATACCAACAGCTCTCCCAACGCCCGCTCCCACactcccccctccacccccgctgctgctgctgctagtgcCGCTGCCCCCATTGCCCGCTGGCCCGTCCTCGTCCGCGTCAGCGATAATGTCACCGCAGCCCGTCAGTGAATCGAAGCTCTTGAGGGATGTGACGTCAgtgaagaggagagagcagaggcgATCCACCGAAGGTTCTGAGGGTGGGTCGCCCGTGCTGCAGCGATCCAAAGGGGGCGTAGCGAGGGAGGGGGTGAGGCTGGAAATTGAGGCTTTGGCTATTTGGATTGGAGGACGCAGTGGCGAGTCAGTGGGCGTGTAAGGAAAGGGGGAGTCTGGCTCACCAGATGGACCTGGCATGGCAACACAGTGTGGGGGTGTCATGGTAACACTAGTAGTGGGAGTCTCTGGGTTAGGTGATGCCT from Sebastes fasciatus isolate fSebFas1 chromosome 21, fSebFas1.pri, whole genome shotgun sequence encodes:
- the amer2 gene encoding APC membrane recruitment protein 2, translating into MEVQSECVEPPVAPQCDPQPTGRINKAAFKLFGKRRTGSGMASFFSFRNKGATNSGNNGNSDNGNSLNGNGSAASAELVRSKTHDGLTSTSNDADGQRGEALAILEAGPVRSLSKSLSFFSLLRRGSFRSSENGGAGLVRRGRGLKGFFSSMRWRRREKTNEGEGEEVERKTEKDGDVADSEKVKDITLTLEPPPHHHQVDCGDAEEASPNPETPTTSVTMTPPHCVAMPGPSGEPDSPFPYTPTDSPLRPPIQIAKASISSLTPSLATPPLDRCSTGDPPSEPSVDRLCSLLFTDVTSLKSFDSLTGCGDIIADADEDGPAGNGGSGTSSSSSGGGGGSVGAGVGRAVGIPSAMSRCSPTKPPLPSQLIQPMYSHVSASSVPSSLPARARAPPPPPPQRDPAGSGVVAYMGGGEEMASPEGVDDADMQGLWHMLPSTGDNSPALPRSHQAPSTTPTSTYPPRGTSNPASSHLSSALRSAKVPQVKALGLSKIPVVGAAGGRAAKPPLPHTHGRHPTSPGEPLSDEGYWDTPSETPTATPDESGLQRNQRMALSRDSCSGDHLYDLYNDPDEEEEEGEQEGDEDLNSTPSPSTEYKLSPTSQTSPPPSSSSSSSFQSMKGSTSLPRDSKIPVSSRQTPPPHSVSQSALSSVLEAESPPPKTQAPPPVRTRIPVSKVPVRRSGNKPGSTTRGTAHKK